DNA from Acetomicrobium sp. S15 = DSM 107314:
CGTGCGGTCGTCGTCATAGACAGTCCGGACTTCCACATCCCTCTCCTGAAGCGCCTCAGAAAATCGGGCTTCGATGTCCCCGTTTTTTATATAGCACCTCCTACCGTCTGGGCTTGGAGGTCCGGCCGCGCAGATGTCTTGAAGGCGCTCGATGCCTGCTGTTTTCCTCTCTTCGAATTCGAACACGATAATCTGCGCTCCCACGGCTTAAAAAGCCTTTGGGTCGGTCATCCGCTGCTCGATGATTTTGCTGATTATAAACCGCCGCAGGATCTGATATCAAATGTCCAGGGCAAAGATATGGTGGCCTTGCTCCCCGGAAGCCGTAAAAGCGAGGTAAAGCGGCTCCTTCCCGTGCTCGAGGCCCTCGTAGAGCCTCTCGAAGATCTCGGTTATTTTCCGGTTTTTTCCGTAGCGCCCGGCCTCGAAGAGGGGAATAAATCCTATCTCCGGCGTAAGCTTGCAGGGTGCTGCCTTTACGAAGGACAGGGGAGGGATCTGATCGCCGCGTCGTCCTGCGTCGTGGGGGCGAGCGGCACGGCCGCCGTGGAGGCGATGCTCTTGGATCGTTTTATGGTAGTATTATATAAAAGCTCTTGGATGAATTACGCGCTCTTCAAGCTCCTTGTCGATATCAGGTGGCTCTCCATACCCAACATATTGGCTTGGGAGGAGATATATCCGGAGTTCCTGCAAGCTCGCGCGCGCCGGGAGCTCATAATTTCCGCGCTCAAGCGTTATAGAAATGATGCCAAGGCCGTGCACGAGAAGCTCGCCCGCGTCCGCAGCCTCTTGGGAGAACGGGGAGCTTATCGCATGTGGGCCAGGGTGGTCGCGGAGAGCGCGTCGCCATGAGGCGGGTCTGCCTTTTGGTCAACGGGCCGGGCGAGCTGTGGGGCTGGGCGCGCCCGCTCGTGCGCGAGCTGTCGAATCGCGGCTTAGCTGTTACGGTGTGGCTGCTCTCCTGTCCCTTTGCCACGGGTTTAGAAGAGCTTTTGGCCGGCTCCTGGAACGTGGAAGTGGTCGGCCCCAGCGGCGCCTTCAGGGAGTTTTGGGAGATGCGGCGGGGCGGGAGGGGTATAGATTTGGTGCTTCAGCTCGGCGGCGATCTCTTTTTCGGGCGGACGCTGGCGCGCGCGGAGGGCTCCCCCTTGGCCTGCTATACTTATGGCTATAAACCTGGGCTTTCCCGATGCGCGGCCGCGTGGACGGCCTTCGAGAACATGGCTGAGGGTTTGAGGAGAAAAGGAATACGGGCCGAGCCCATAGGAGACCTCGTCGCTGATGCCCTGATGGTTGACGATGGGGTTTCGCCTTGGAAGCTGAAAGAGAGCAAAAAGATCGCGCTCTTTCCGGGGAGCAGGCCGGCCATACGCAAAAGGGCGCTATCGTATCTCGGCGAAGTCGTCAAGATCTTAAGAGAGCTCGACGATAGGGTCGAATTTGCAGCGCTCCTCTCGCCCTTTTGCACGCGCGAGGAGAGGGAAATGTGGTCCGAGGCGGGGTTGAATCCGACTACCTCCGGCACTCGCCAGGTCCTTGCGGATGCTGACATGGCTTTGACACAGCCCGGCACGAATACGCTCGAGCTGCTTCACATGGCCGTGCCGGCCCTCGTCGTCGTGCCTTTCGCCTTTCTGCGGGATATCCCGGTATCGGGCGTCAAGGGCTGGGCATCTGGGCTCCCCGTGATAGGCGGCACGTTTAAGGAGTTCGTCCTGCGCGTGGCGGCCAAACATAGAGGCTACCTGAGTTGGCCTAATCGCATAGCTGGGCGTGAGGTGTTGCCGGAGATCGTGGGAGTCGTCAAACCTCAGGCGCTGGCCCAGTTGATATTCGAGCGCTTGAGTGACCGCGAATGGCAGTCCTCCTGCAGGGAGGAGCTCAGGCGCATCTCTGCGGAATCGGCGTCGCGGGGCGCATCTGCTCGCCTCTGCGCCCGCCTGAAGGAGCTGATCTCGTGAGGGCCGTTTTGAGCAAGCGGGGCACGTATTTCAGGCTGATCGCTTATCTCAAGCCGTATAAAAGCCGTTTAATAGCCGGCGTGGCCTGCATGCTTTTGGCTTCGCTCTTTTCCGTCGCTCCGCCGTGGCTGTTGAAGAACATGGTCGACGACGTCTTGATAGCGAAAAGGACCGGCCTGCTGAACTTATTGGCTGCCGGCATAGTGCTGCTCTTTTTGGGCAAGGCCGTCGCCACTTACGGACATCAATACCTCATGAGCTGGGTGGGGCAGAAGGCGGTCATGGACATAAGGATCGCCTTCTACGACCACATGCAGCGCATGTCGTTGCGCTATCTCTACGGCAAGCGCGTTGGCGAGCTCGTTTCCCGCCTCACCAACGACTCGAGGGCGGTCCAGGAGCTCCTGACGAACGTCCTCGTCGATTTGGTCGTCCACGGCACGACATTCGTGGCCGTGGTCATATTCCTCTTCTTCTTGAACTGGCGGCTTATGCTGGTGACCTCCGCAGTGTTGCCCTTCACCGCATGGATGCTGGATAAGGCCTCCAAGAAGCTGCGAGCGGTGGGGCACGAGATTCAGGAGCAGATGGCCCGCCTTTCGGCGGTGGCGCAGGAGGCCCTTTCGGCGGTGCGCATAGTGCGCTCTTTCGCCACGGAGGACGAGGAGTTGGAGCGGTTTCGCAAGCAGAACCGCAGCCACTTCAGCGCAATGCTGCGAGGGACTCAGATACGGGCAGTCCTCTCGGGAGCTGTGGAGGTGACGCTCATCGCCGCCCTTGCTCTGATCCTGTGGCTCGGCGGGCGCGACGTTGTGCGTGGCCAAAGCACGCCGGGAGAGCTCATCGCCTTCCTGGGCTATTTGGGATTGCTGGTACAGCCTGTGAGGGTTTTGAGCCACATAGTGTCTCAAATTCAGCAGGGCCTTGCGGCGGCGGAGCGCATATTTGAGGTTACAGACCGTGCCACCGACGTGCCGCCCCCGGCCTTTCCCGTGGTCATAGAGCGCCTCGAGGGGCGCATCGACTTTGAAGACGTGAGCTTCGCCTACGAGGACGAGCGCTGGGTGCTCTTGGACGTTAACCTCGCCGTCGAGCCGGGAGAGAAGGTCGCCATAGTTGGTCCCACCGGGGCGGGGAAGTCGACGATAGCGGACCTGATCCTCCGCTTCTACGATGTCCAAAAGGGGCGCATCCTCATAGACGGGCACGATGTGCGCGAGCTCGACCTTAAAACCTTGCGCAGGCAGATAGGTGTGGTGCCGCAAGACCCGATCCTGCTCAAAGGCAGTATAGCCTTCAACATAGCTTACGGCTGTCCGCAGGCCTCCATGGAAGATATCCGCAAGGCTGCCTCTGTGGCCGGCGTCCACGACTTCATACTTTCTCTTCCTAAGGGTTACGATACGGAGATCGGAGAGCGGGGCGTGACGCTTTCCGGAGGGCAGAGGCAGCGCATAGCCATAGCGAGGGCCATAGTTCGCGATCCGAGGATAATCATCATGGACGAGGCCACCTCATCCTTAGATGCCGCCGTGGAACAGAAGATTCAGGAGTCGATGGCCAAGGCGATGGAGGGGCGCACGGCCTTGGTCATCGCTCACCGCCTCTCGACGGTGCGCCATGCGGACAGGATAGTGGTTTTGGAGGACGGTCGTATAATCGAAATGGGAGACCACGCCGCGCTCATGGCGAGGCACGGCCTGTATGAAAGGCTCTACAGCCTGCAGTTCGGTGATAGACGTGCAGTGCATCGTTGACAGTTACCTGTCCTTTGCGAGGGAGAAAAAGGCACTTTCGCCTTGGCAGGTGCTTTCGCCGTTGGGCTACGTCGCCCAGATGGGCGTGGCCTTCAGAAACTGGACCTACGACCACGGCATCGCATCTGTCTGGGATCCGCCTCTGCCCGTTATCAGCGTAGGCAACATCACCATGGGCGGCACGAACAAGACCCCCTTCGTCGAGATGCTCGCCTCCCGCTTTTGTGACATGGGCCTTTCCGTAGGAATCGTAACGCGCGGCTACGGCGGCCGCAACGCCGACGACCTCGCCTTCCCCGGCTTTGGTGAAAGAGATGCGGTGGGGGATGAGCCGCTCCTGCTCTCGTCGCGCCTCCCTGACGTTCCGATAGCCGTGTGCAAGCGGAGGCGGCGCGGCGTGGAGGCCTTGAAGCGCGCCGGCGTCGAAATCGTCGTGGCGGACGACGCCTTTCAGCACAGGCACTTGGGGCGCGACGTGAACATAGTCTTGATCGATGCGACGTGCCCTTTCGGAAACGGCAAGCTCTTCCCCGCCGGGCTTCTGCGCGAACCGGCTGCGTCCCTTTCGAGGGCCCACATCGCGGTGATCACGAAGGCCGACCGAGCCCCTCGGGAGAAGGTGGAGACGTTGTTGGAGACTATATCGCGCCACGTCCCTGAAGAGGCGATATTCCTATCGACTCTCGTCGTGGAGAAGTGGTCCTCTTGGCGCGGCTCCTTCGTCGATCTGCCCTTCGAAGAGGTAGAGGGCATGAGCGTTATGGCCTTTTCGGCCATAGGCGACCCGGAGAGCTTCCGCGATTCTTTGGAAAAGTGCGGCGTCCGCGTGGTCGGTGAGGCCCGTTTCCGCGATCACCACCGCTACAGTCTGCGCGACATGGAGCGCATATGCCGTGCGGCCGACGAGGCAGGCACCGAATGTTTAAGCTGCACCGAGAAAGACATCTACAACCTGCCGGAAGGATGGCGAGCGCGGTCTCTCCTCATACCCAGGGTGGCGGTAAAAATAGACGACGAAGGGCGCTTCTGGCGGGCACTGCTTTCCAATCTGCTCCCAAAGGTGGTCGTGGCTTCAAACGGCCACGGGGAGGACTCCATAGGTGCTCTCCTCGCCCAGAGGTTGCAAAAAGCGGCGCCCGGCGTCGCCGTAGAGGCCTTTCCTCTGGTCGGCAGGGGGGAGTCTTACAGGGATTGCGGCGTTAGGGTCGTCTCTTCTCCGGTGGAAACGCCGAGCGGCGGCATTATAAAGTACAATCTGAGGGACTTTTTGGCGGACCTGCGGGCCGGTCTCTTGAGGCAGATAATAAAGCAGCTTGGCGCATGGAAAGATCTTCGCGGGAAGTGCCGCACGCCCATCTGCGTCGGCGACGTGTACCTCCTGCTCCATGCCCTATTCGGCCAGGGCCTGCCGCCGCTCCTCCTGGCGACGGCGAAGAGCGAGCGCATCAGGGGACATTGGCATATAGAGCATTGCATCCTCCGCAAGCGCGCCCTCGTCGTGTGGACGCGCGACCCCGAAACTGCGCTGGAGCTGAAAAAAGTTGGCGTTAACGCCGTCTATGCTGGGAACCCCATTGTAGATCTTCTCGGTGATAATGAAGAGGGAGGGAGGCATTGGCCGGCCGATGTCTCTGCAAAGGTCTTATTGCTTCCGGGCAGTCGCAAGCGCGCATACCGCGATGTGGCGCTGCTCCTCGAGGCTTCGCTCCTGCTTTCCCGTCGCATGGATTGCGCCTTCCTCATGGTGCTCGCTCCGACGCTCGACCTTGAAAAGTTGGTCGCCGCCTCGAGCGGCTTCTCCTGGGATCCGCCCTTTCTGAAGAGTGAAGGGCTATGCGTGGCGGTGACGGACATGCCGGTGGGAGATGCTGCCCGCGGCGCAGACATCGTCATCGGCCTCGGCGGGACGGCAAACCAGCTCTGTGCCGCCTTGGGCGTGCCGGTGCTTTCTATCATAGAAAAGGGCAAGCTCGTGCAGAAAAAGCTTTTGGGAGATGCCGAGCTGCTCGTAGCTCCTGAGGCCGGTTCCTTAGCTGAGGCGGCATACGGGATATTGACGGATAGTGATCTGAAGGCGAGGATGTCCGAGGCCGGCCGCAGGAACATGGGCGGCGGTGGGGCCGTCGAAGACGTCGTTCGCTACGTCGCGAACGAGATGGGATTGGCGCTTCGTTGCGCCGTATGGCGAAAGATTGCTGAAAGTTTGGGGGGAGATGCAGGTCATGAAGAGCATAGCGATCATCCCGGCGCGCTTCGGCAGCACGCGCCTGCCGGGTAAGCCGCTTTTGCCGGTAGGGGGAGTGCCCCTGGTGGTGCGCGTGGCCAAAGGGGTGAGCCGCTCATCTAAGGTGGAGCGCATCGTCGTCGCCACCGACGACGAGAGGATTGCGGCGGTGGCCAAGTTGGGGGGTTTTGAGGCGATCATCACGCCGAAGGATCTGCACAGCGGCAGCGATCGCGTTGCCTATGTGGCAAAGGAGCTTCAGGGGTGGGATATAGTCCTCAACGTGCAAGTCGACGACGCGCTGGTGGGCCCCGACATGATAGACCCGCTCGTAGACGTCCTGAAATCTGACAGTTCGGTTCAGGTTGCGCTGCTCGTCAAGGAGATCGAAAAGAAGCGCGAGGTGGAAAACCCCAACGTCGTGAAAGTCGTCTTCCGCAGAGACGGAAGGGCCCTCTACTTCAGTCGCTCTCCCGTGCCCTACGAGCGAAATCCCAAGGCGCCTTATTACAAACACATCGGCCCCTACGCCTACAGGCGGGATTTCCTCTTAGAGCTCGCCAAGTGCCCGCCGACACCACTCGAGCACGCCGAGAGCTTGGAGATGCTGCGCATACTCGAAATGGGCTATGAGATACGCTGCGTCGAAACGCAGCGCGACACAATAGAGGTCGATACGCCCGAAGACATAGCCGCCTTGGAAAACTACCTGGCCGGACGGGGAGATGAGGCGCGGTGAGGGCGAGAGTTGACATCGGCCCCTTCTGCATGGGCGACGGTCCCGTCGTCATCGTGGCCGGCCCCTGCGTGCTCGAAAGCCTCGACTTAGCGCTGCGCGTTGCCGCGCAGGTGAAGGGGATCTGCGACGATTTGGGCTTGCCCTACATCTTTAAGTCCTCCTTCGACAAGGCGAACCGCACCTCTATAAAGAGCTTCCGCGGGCCGGGCTTGGAGAAGGGCCTCCAGTGGCTGGCGAGGGTGAAAGAGGACCTCGGCGTGCCCGTGCTCACCGACATCCACCTGCCAGATCAGGCCGAGGTCGCGGCCGACGTCGTGGACGTCCTGCAGATACCGGCATTCTTGTGCCGTCAGACAGACCTGGTGGTGGCCGCGGCGAAAACCGGCAAGCCCGTGAACATAAAGAAGGCCCAGTTCCTCTCGCCCTACGATATGGCACCGGTGGTGGAGAAGTGCCGCGCCGTGGGCAACGAGGAGGTCATATTGTGCGAGCGCGGCTCCGCCTTCGGCTACAGAGAGCTCGTCGTCGACATGCGCTCCATACCCATAATGCGCTCTCTCGGCTGTCCCGTGATGTTCGACGCCACGCACAGCGTCCAGATGCCCGGAGGGCGCGGGTCTTCGAGCGGCGGCGACCGCAGATTCGTCCGCCCCCTCGCCAGGGCGGCGCTTTCGATCGGCATAGACTCCCTCTTTTTGGAAGTCCATCCCGACCCCTACAGCGCCCTGAGCGACGGTCCCAACATGATCCCTTTGGGCGAGCTGCGCGCCTTTTTGAGAGAGGTAAAAGAGATAGACGAGCTAATCAAGGGCTCGATCGGCCCGTGCCTTTTGGAGGGAGAAAGCCATGGTTTGTCTTCCTAAAGAGCGGGAGGGAATGGAGCTTTCCGACGACGAACTCGTCGCCGCGGCCAAGCGC
Protein-coding regions in this window:
- a CDS encoding cdisaccharide synthetase, translated to MGQGGRGERVAMRRVCLLVNGPGELWGWARPLVRELSNRGLAVTVWLLSCPFATGLEELLAGSWNVEVVGPSGAFREFWEMRRGGRGIDLVLQLGGDLFFGRTLARAEGSPLACYTYGYKPGLSRCAAAWTAFENMAEGLRRKGIRAEPIGDLVADALMVDDGVSPWKLKESKKIALFPGSRPAIRKRALSYLGEVVKILRELDDRVEFAALLSPFCTREEREMWSEAGLNPTTSGTRQVLADADMALTQPGTNTLELLHMAVPALVVVPFAFLRDIPVSGVKGWASGLPVIGGTFKEFVLRVAAKHRGYLSWPNRIAGREVLPEIVGVVKPQALAQLIFERLSDREWQSSCREELRRISAESASRGASARLCARLKELIS
- the kdsA gene encoding 3-deoxy-8-phosphooctulonate synthase; protein product: MGDGPVVIVAGPCVLESLDLALRVAAQVKGICDDLGLPYIFKSSFDKANRTSIKSFRGPGLEKGLQWLARVKEDLGVPVLTDIHLPDQAEVAADVVDVLQIPAFLCRQTDLVVAAAKTGKPVNIKKAQFLSPYDMAPVVEKCRAVGNEEVILCERGSAFGYRELVVDMRSIPIMRSLGCPVMFDATHSVQMPGGRGSSSGGDRRFVRPLARAALSIGIDSLFLEVHPDPYSALSDGPNMIPLGELRAFLREVKEIDELIKGSIGPCLLEGESHGLSS
- a CDS encoding ABC transporter ATP-binding protein; the encoded protein is MAVLLQGGAQAHLCGIGVAGRICSPLRPPEGADLVRAVLSKRGTYFRLIAYLKPYKSRLIAGVACMLLASLFSVAPPWLLKNMVDDVLIAKRTGLLNLLAAGIVLLFLGKAVATYGHQYLMSWVGQKAVMDIRIAFYDHMQRMSLRYLYGKRVGELVSRLTNDSRAVQELLTNVLVDLVVHGTTFVAVVIFLFFLNWRLMLVTSAVLPFTAWMLDKASKKLRAVGHEIQEQMARLSAVAQEALSAVRIVRSFATEDEELERFRKQNRSHFSAMLRGTQIRAVLSGAVEVTLIAALALILWLGGRDVVRGQSTPGELIAFLGYLGLLVQPVRVLSHIVSQIQQGLAAAERIFEVTDRATDVPPPAFPVVIERLEGRIDFEDVSFAYEDERWVLLDVNLAVEPGEKVAIVGPTGAGKSTIADLILRFYDVQKGRILIDGHDVRELDLKTLRRQIGVVPQDPILLKGSIAFNIAYGCPQASMEDIRKAASVAGVHDFILSLPKGYDTEIGERGVTLSGGQRQRIAIARAIVRDPRIIIMDEATSSLDAAVEQKIQESMAKAMEGRTALVIAHRLSTVRHADRIVVLEDGRIIEMGDHAALMARHGLYERLYSLQFGDRRAVHR
- a CDS encoding lipid-A-disaccharide synthase; protein product: MSIFISCGEASGDAYGAGLLKALRDLGFGDRVWGMLGPKSQEAGGEALWPSSELSIVGAVEAVAALPRLLRLRGEIAKAALAEKPRAVVVIDSPDFHIPLLKRLRKSGFDVPVFYIAPPTVWAWRSGRADVLKALDACCFPLFEFEHDNLRSHGLKSLWVGHPLLDDFADYKPPQDLISNVQGKDMVALLPGSRKSEVKRLLPVLEALVEPLEDLGYFPVFSVAPGLEEGNKSYLRRKLAGCCLYEGQGRDLIAASSCVVGASGTAAVEAMLLDRFMVVLYKSSWMNYALFKLLVDIRWLSIPNILAWEEIYPEFLQARARRELIISALKRYRNDAKAVHEKLARVRSLLGERGAYRMWARVVAESASP
- the kdsB gene encoding 3-deoxy-manno-octulosonate cytidylyltransferase: MKSIAIIPARFGSTRLPGKPLLPVGGVPLVVRVAKGVSRSSKVERIVVATDDERIAAVAKLGGFEAIITPKDLHSGSDRVAYVAKELQGWDIVLNVQVDDALVGPDMIDPLVDVLKSDSSVQVALLVKEIEKKREVENPNVVKVVFRRDGRALYFSRSPVPYERNPKAPYYKHIGPYAYRRDFLLELAKCPPTPLEHAESLEMLRILEMGYEIRCVETQRDTIEVDTPEDIAALENYLAGRGDEAR
- the lpxK gene encoding tetraacyldisaccharide 4'-kinase, whose translation is MKGSTACSSVIDVQCIVDSYLSFAREKKALSPWQVLSPLGYVAQMGVAFRNWTYDHGIASVWDPPLPVISVGNITMGGTNKTPFVEMLASRFCDMGLSVGIVTRGYGGRNADDLAFPGFGERDAVGDEPLLLSSRLPDVPIAVCKRRRRGVEALKRAGVEIVVADDAFQHRHLGRDVNIVLIDATCPFGNGKLFPAGLLREPAASLSRAHIAVITKADRAPREKVETLLETISRHVPEEAIFLSTLVVEKWSSWRGSFVDLPFEEVEGMSVMAFSAIGDPESFRDSLEKCGVRVVGEARFRDHHRYSLRDMERICRAADEAGTECLSCTEKDIYNLPEGWRARSLLIPRVAVKIDDEGRFWRALLSNLLPKVVVASNGHGEDSIGALLAQRLQKAAPGVAVEAFPLVGRGESYRDCGVRVVSSPVETPSGGIIKYNLRDFLADLRAGLLRQIIKQLGAWKDLRGKCRTPICVGDVYLLLHALFGQGLPPLLLATAKSERIRGHWHIEHCILRKRALVVWTRDPETALELKKVGVNAVYAGNPIVDLLGDNEEGGRHWPADVSAKVLLLPGSRKRAYRDVALLLEASLLLSRRMDCAFLMVLAPTLDLEKLVAASSGFSWDPPFLKSEGLCVAVTDMPVGDAARGADIVIGLGGTANQLCAALGVPVLSIIEKGKLVQKKLLGDAELLVAPEAGSLAEAAYGILTDSDLKARMSEAGRRNMGGGGAVEDVVRYVANEMGLALRCAVWRKIAESLGGDAGHEEHSDHPGALRQHAPAG